In Centroberyx gerrardi isolate f3 chromosome 20, fCenGer3.hap1.cur.20231027, whole genome shotgun sequence, a genomic segment contains:
- the LOC139926316 gene encoding interferon-induced protein with tetratricopeptide repeats 5-like, giving the protein MSDAGRTLLSRLLRLESRFTWDLKKKDLDLEGLSTRLQEQIDLGVGQQSAIANSYSFLAYVRYLQGRPEEAASLLSQSEEKTRECFGEESERRLIVTYGDLAWLSYHSGDFTQSDTYCRRVEDILVKYPTGSPTVLHPEVYGEKAWTFLKFSMLYYPKAIICFRKALELQPDDSEWNTGYAIALYRTEWIDPETFLEAEETPAVKQLRRASEIDPDDAVLLALLALKLSFYKKHQEAESLMERVLEIGPDSPHVTRYVAKYLRQQGQVDRSIDLLQRVLQRSSQSAFIHHQLALCYKTKKMALLNRKPYCNQEMQRLRRLCTHHLEEAVRLKPSFIFAIAELALMYAEDKDMSRAEKLFQEALEMALEENNDSTCQFVHLCYGQFHQYHTRQEDLAITHYTKGLLFTVEMPGGKLCAQKLKQIAERRLSRDANDSEALGLLGLVSRAEGDRRRAVLYYEKALERDLDNDQYLSALCELRLDLK; this is encoded by the exons ATGAG tgaTGCTGGCAGGACTCTGCTCTCCAGGCTGCTGCGGTTGGAGAGTCGGTTTACCTGGGATCTGAAGAAGAAAGACTTGGATCTGGAAGGTCTCAGCACACGACTGCAGGAACAAATAGATCTGGGTGTCGGACAGCAGAGTGCCATCGCTAACTCCTACAGCTTCCTGGCTTATGTCAG GTATCTTCAGGGTAGACCAGAGGAGGCGGCATCtcttctcagccaatcagaagagaaGACCAGAGAGTGTTTTGGTGAGGAGAGTGAGCGGCGGCTCATCGTGACGTACGGAGACCTGGCCTGGCTGAGCTACCACAGTGGAGACTTCACACAATCAGACACATACTGCCGCAGGGTGGAGGACATActg gtgaagTACCCTACCGGTTCTCCTACTGTTCTCCACCCAGAGGTGTATGGAGAGAAGGCCTGGACCTTCCTCAAGTTTTCGATGCTCTACTACCCCAAAGCCATCATCTGCTTCCGCAAAGCCTTGGAGCTGCAGCCTGACGACAGCGAGTGGAACACCGGCTACGCTATCGCCCTCTACCGCACTGAATGG ATTGATCCAGAAACATTTCTTGAAGCTGAGGAAACTCCAGCCGTCAAGCAGCTTCGCCGAGCCTCAGAGATCGACCCTGATGACGCCGTTCTGCTGGCGCTGCTGGCTCTGAAGCTCTCCTTCTACAAGAAACACCAAGAAGCTGAATCTCTGATGGAGAGAGTGCTGGAGATCGGTCCTGACAGCCCTCATGTCACCCGCTACGTAGCCAAATACCTCCGCCAACAG GGTCAGGTGGATCGGTCTATTGATCTGCTGCAGCGAGTGCTGCAGAGGAGCAGCCAGTCGGCCTTCATCCACCATCAGCTGGCTCTCTGCTATAAGACCAAGAAGATGGCTCTGCTCAACAGAAAGCCCTACTGCaaccaag aGATGCAGCGGTTGAGGCGTCTGTGTACTCATCACCTGGAGGAAGCCGTCAGGTTAAAGCCTTCCTTCATCTTCGCCATTGCTGAACTGGCACTGATGTATGCAGAGGACAAGGATATGAgcag aGCTGAGAAGTTGTTCCAGGAGGCCTTGGAGATGGCATTAGAGGAGAATAATGACAGCACTTGTCAGTTTGTCCATCTGTGCTACGGTCAGTTCCACCAGTACCACACCAGACAGGAAGACCTGGCCATCACACACTACACCAAG GGTCTGCTGTTTACAGTGGAGATGCCAGGTGGGAAGCTGTGTGCTCAG AAACTGAAGCAGATCGCAGAGCGTCGACTCTCGAGAGACGCCAACGACAGCGAGGCCCTCGGCCTGCTGGGCCTGGTCTCCAGAGCCGAGGGAGACCGGAGGAGAGCTGTGTTATACTATGAGAAAGCTCTGGAGCGTGACCTGGACAACGACCAGtacctgtctgctctctgtGAGCTGCGCCTGGACCTGAAGTGA